Below is a genomic region from candidate division KSB1 bacterium.
CTGCTGTTTCCCTCTCCGCGGTCCGCGTCCACGCCCCCAGCACCACCTGGTTGCAGTTGATCCTCGCATGGGCGAAGGCTAGTTTCCTCTCACGCCAGAACGGTTGTGGTATACCTTCAGCCCGTGGCGAGTGCCTCGTCGGCCCCCGCTCGCTGGGGACGAGATTGCCCTCCCGAGCCCCTTCCCTGCCATCAAGTGCTTCTATGCCTGCCTGGCGTCGACCGCCAGCGGCTCCGGCTGCTGGGCCTGGTGAGGGTGCTCCGCCCCAGGGTAGATCTTTAGCTTCTTCAGCAGCTTGCGCCCCAGGCTGTTATGGGGCAACATTCCCCATACCGCATGCCGCAGCACGCGCTCCGGCTTCTCCTGAATAAGCTTGCGGTACTCTTCAACCCGCAGTCCGCCGGGATAGCCAGTGTAACGGTAGTAGCGCTTCTGCTCGGTCTTCTTGCCCGTGACCTTCACCTTTGCGGCGTTCACGACCACCACAAAATCGCCGGTGTCCAGGTGCGGCGTAAAAA
It encodes:
- the rplM gene encoding 50S ribosomal protein L13: MKTFVPKQKDVQQKWYVVDATDQILGRLASRIAAVLRGKHKPIFTPHLDTGDFVVVVNAAKVKVTGKKTEQKRYYRYTGYPGGLRVEEYRKLIQEKPERVLRHAVWGMLPHNSLGRKLLKKLKIYPGAEHPHQAQQPEPLAVDARQA